Genomic segment of Enterobacteriaceae endosymbiont of Neohaemonia nigricornis:
GAAACCCATTACCTAATTCTACACCTTTATAAAATAATTCAAATCTAATTGCAATATTATTATTAATCATTTCTGTTGTTTTCTGATAAGCAGGGAAATTATATATTAATACTGGATAGTGAAATCCTAATTTAGGAATAATATAAAGATCAAATAATATTTGAATCATTATATAAATATTTTCATTTTTATTATATAAATGTATTAATTTTAATTTTTTAAATATATTAAACAATATATTATGATTAGTATTAAAAGGATTTATATTCAGAGTACTGAGAAAAATATTTTTATAAGATATCTTTTTAAAAACTGGAAAACGTAAAAATAGAAAAAATTGTTGTACCATATCAATAAGATTATATAAATTAAAATTAGGACAATACCATTCTAACATAGTAAATTCTGGATTATGATATTGCCCATATTCCCCATTTCGAAAACTATGACATATTTGATAAATAGGTTTTTTAATTTTTGCAGCTAATATTCTTTTCATATGGTATTCAGGACTAGTTACTAAATATAATTTTTTGCTATGTTTACTATTATAAACTAATTTAGTAGTTAATTGATGTAAATAAACATTAGTATTTCCTGATTGACTTAATATTGGAGTTTCCACTTCAATAAAATTTCTATTATCAAAAAAATTTCTGATTTGTTTAATAAAATAAGCTCTTTTTATAATATTTTTATTACTAATATTAGGTTTCCATTTCATATTCATTATTTTTAATTTTAATATATTATTTAATTCTAGAAACATATATTTTTTTTCTTATATCTATTTTAATAGTATCACCTATATTTATAAAATTAGGTACTTTAATCATTTCTCCATTACTTAATATTGCTTGTTTATTCATATTATTGATTGTACTATTTTTCATAATAATATTAGTTTTTATAACATTCAGATTTATAAAATTAGGTAATGTTAAAAAAATTGGTAATTTATTCCAAAATGTTATGTTATAATTATATTGTGGTAATAACCATTTTATTTTATTTTTAATAATATTATTATTAATCATAATTTGTTCAAAAGTTTTTTTAAACATAAAATGATAAAAATAGTTTTTTTCACAATATAAATAAATTAGTTGATGTTCAAATATATCTGCAGTATTTAAATGTTCTGTAGATTTAAAAGTTTTATCAAGTAATTTTTCAGTAATTAAATTTCTCATTTTAATCCTAGTAAAAGTTTGACCTTTCCCTGGTTTAATAAATTCACTTTTTTCTATAATATAAGGTTCATTTAAAAAAATAAATTTCATTCCTACTTTAAAATTATTACTAAAATAATTTATCATGATTATCCTTTATCATATAAGGTTACATATATATATTAAATATATTTATGGTATATAATTTTATGAAAGAAATATGGCAAAAACAATTATCAAATATTATTAATAATAATAATTATATTAAAATATTTCATACACAAAAAAATATTAAATTATTTCTTATAAAAGAAAATTACAAATATTTTTCAGTTAAAATACCTCACAATTTTATAAAAAATATAAAATATAATGATCTAAATGATCCAATATTATTACAATTTATTCCTTGTCAAGAAGAAACAATTATATATAATAACTATACAAAAAATCCATTAAATGAAACATATCAAATACCAGGAATGTTACATAAATATGAAAATAGATTATTAATATTATTAACTGGAATATGTGCTATACATTGTAGATATTGTTTTCGTAAAAATACAAAAAATAATTTTTATTTAAAAAACGAAAATTGGAATAAAATTTTATTATATATAAAAAAAAATATACATATTAATGAAATTATTTTTTCTGGTGGTGATCCCTTAATGATACAAGATAATAAATTAAATAATTTTATTAAAGACATAGTAAAAATAACACATATTAAAATATTAAGAATACATACCAGAATGATTTCAATACTGCCATCACGTATCACAACGAATTTATTAAAAATTTTACAAATGCATACAATTAAAATTGTAATTGTTACACATATAAATCATGCTAATGAAATTACTTTAGAATTATATAAAAAAATTATATTACTTAAAAACATTGGCATAACAATTCTTAATCAAAGTGTTCTACTTAAAAATATTAATGATCACCCAAATATTTTAATAAAACTAAGTAATAAATTATTTAATATAGGAATTATACCTTATTATTTACATATTTTAGATAAAGTTCATGGTAGCAAACATTTCTTTGTTTCAGAAAAAAAAGCTTTAAATATTATAAAATCAATAAAAACAAAACTATCAGGTTTTTTAATACCTAAAGTGGTAAAAGAAATAAAATATCAAAATAAAAAATATATTTGTTAATTTAATATTAAAAGACAAAAGCTGTGCTTTTTAATTTATAAGCACAGCTTTTATCAATATATTAATAATTAAAATATTTTAAATATTAAATGTAATTTAAATTACATCATACCACCCATTCCACCACCCATTCCACCTGGAGGTGTATTATTCATTTCTACTTTTTCATCTTTTGGTAAATCAGTAATCATACATTCTGTAGTAATCATAAGACCAGCAACAGATGCTGAATATTGTAATGCTGATCTTGTTACTTTAGTTGGATCTAAAATACCAAATTTGATCATATCACCATACTCTTCACTTGCAGCATTATAACCATAATTACCATGTCCATCTTTTACATTATTAGCAACTACAGATGGTTCTTCACCTGAATTAAATACTATTTGACGTAAAGGAGCTTCCATAGCTCTTAATGCAACTTTAATACCCATATTTTGATCTTCATTATTACCAGTAAGATTCATTAATTTTGCTGCTACACGTACTAAAGCAACACCACCACCGGCAACAACACCTTCCTCTACAGCAGCTCTAGTAGCATGTAAAGCATCTTCTACTCTAGCTTTTTTTTCTTTCATTTCTACTTCTGTTGCCGCACCTACTTTAAGTACTGCAACACCACCAGCTAATTTTGCCACTCTCTCTTGTAATTTTTCACGATCATAATCAGAAGTAGCTTCATCAATTTGTTGTCTGATTTGTTTAACACGTCCAGAAATGTCTTGCTGTTGACCCATACCATCTATAATAGTTGTAGTATCTTTATTAATAACTATACGTTTTGCTTGTCCTAAATCATCTAGTGTAGTTTTTTCTAATTCTAAACCTATTTCTTCAGAAATAACATTTCCACCTGTTAAAACAGCAATATCTTGTAACATTGCTTTACGACGATCACCAAAACCAGGTGCTTTAACAGCTGCTACTTTAACAACACCACGCATAGTGTTTACTACTAAAGTTGCTAATGCTTCACCATCTACATCTTCTGCAATAATTAATAATGATTTACTTGCCTTAGCTACCATTTCTAATACAGGTAATATTTCACGAATATTAGATAGTTTTTTATCTACTAATAAAATATAAGGATGTTCTAATTCTACAGTACCTGATTCAGATTTATTAATAAAATAAGGAGATAGATAACCTCTATCAAATTGCATACCTTCTACAACATCTAACTCATCTTGTAAACCACTACCTTCTTCTACTGTAATCACACCCTCTTTCCCAACTCTCTCCATAGCTTTTGCTATAAGGTCACCTACTGCTTCATCAGCATTAGCTGAGATAGTACCTACTTGTGCAATAGATTTAGAATCAGAACAAGGTACAGATAAAACTTTTAATTCTTCTACAGCTGCAATAACTGCTTTATCAATACCTCTTTTTAAATCCATAGGATTCATACCAGCAGCAACAGCTTTTAAACCTTCGCTTACAATAGCTTGTGCTAACACACTAGCTGTTGTAGTACCATCACCTGCCACATCATTAGCTTTGGAAGCAACTTCTTTAACCATTTGTGCTCCCATATTTTCAAACTTATCTTCTAATTCAATTTCTCTTGCAACAGTTACACCATCTTTAGTAATGGCAGGGGCACCAAAAGATTTATCTAAAACTACATTTCTACCTTTTGGACCTAAAGTAATTTTTACTGCATCTGCTAATATATTAACACCTCTTAACATTTTTATGCGAGCATCATTACCAAATTTTACATCTTTAGCTGACATTTTATGTATCCTTAATTTAATGTTTATTAATTAAGCTAGGTATATTTAATAAATATAGATAATCTATTTAATTATTTAACAATAGCTAAAATATCACTTTCTGACATGATTAAAAATTCATCATTATCAATTTTTTCTGTTTTAACATTATAACCATCATTAAATATAACAATATCACCTTTTTTCACATCTAATGGTTTTACTGTTCCGTTATCTAGTATACGTCCTTTACCTACAGCAATAACTTCACCTCTAGTAGATTTACCTGCTGCGGAACCTGTTAATACAATTCCACCAGCTGATTTTGACTCAACTTCTTGACGTTTTACAATAACGCGATCATGTAATGGACGAATATTCATTTTTAATTATTCTCCTTTTTGAAGAAGTCTATAACATATATTATTAAATTAATATAATTAAATTTATTTAATCAATGTGACCAGAAAGATAAGGACTTATATACTCTGTTTCAAGTCCTATATATATTTTTTTTATTTTAATTTTTAATATTTTAAAAGATATATTATTATTAAATATATATTAACATTTATATTTTTATTTATATCTTCTGATATATAAGTTTTTAGGTTAAAATTAAGGTTTAAATATGTTAATTATTGAATTTATCATAGTCCTCACACTTATATGTTTAGGTAATAAATTCGGAGGTATTGGGTTAGGATTATGTAGTTATGTTGGTGTATTAATTTTAACATTATTTTTTCATCAACCTGTTGGAGATATTCCATTTGATGTAGTAGAAATTATATTAGCTGTTATTATTACTATTTCTACATTACATTTAGCTGGTGGTATTAACTACATAATATTTTATATAGATAAAATATTATCTAATAAACCTAAATATATTATTATTATAGCACCTATGATGACATATTTTATAACAATTATTACAGGAACTAGTTATACTGCATTATTTATTTTTCCTATAATACTAAATATTACAAAAAAATATGGGATTAAACCTGTTTATGCATTATCCATATCTGTAATAGCATCTCAAATAGCTGTTATTGCTTCACCAATATCAGCATCTTTAATACTTTTATCTAAATTATTAAATCCTCTAGGTGTTAGTTATAATAAATTATTATTGATTTTGATTCCCTCGACATTTATATCAGTTTTAATAACATCTATTATTTTAAGTTATTGGTATAAATTATATAACAAAAAAAAATATGTTTATAATAATCAAATCTTACAAAATATTTATTTATTAAATAATAAAAGTAAATATTCTTTAATTATATTTATTATAGGTATTATTATTATGTTAGTATATAATACTGTTATAAGTAGTATATACAAACAAAATATTATTTTACCTAGAACTGAATCAATTATATTGTTTATGTTTACGATATCATTATTTATATCTCTTATATGTAAAATATCATTTAATCAAATTACACAAACAAAAATTTTTCAGTCTGGTATAAATTCTTGTATATGTGTTATGGGAGTATCTTGGTTAAGTAATACTTTTATTAATGCTAATATAGAAATAATAAAATTTTATATATTATATATTATTAAATATAAACCAGGAATGTTATCAATAATTTTGTGTTTAATAACTTCATTATTTTATTCTCAAGCAGCAACAACAAAAACTATTATACCTCATTTAATTGAATTAAAAATTCCATTAGACATGATTATTAGTACCTTTCCTGCAGTATCTGCATTATTTTTATTACCTACTTATCCCACAATGTTACATGCTATACAAATAGATGATACTAAATCAACTAAAACAGGTACATATATAATTAATCATTCATTTTTTATACCAGGATTAATAGTAACAACATTATCTATAAGTATAGATTTAATACTTGTCAATTTTATTTTAAAATAATGAATTATATTTCATATAAAACTCTTGACGTATTATACTAAATATTGTCATAATAAATTCGTATTTAAATATTGCCCGGATAGCTCAGTTGGTAGAGCAGTGGACTGAAAATCCCCGTGTCGGTGGTTCAATTCCACCTTCGGGCATATTTTTTATACGGTAACAAATATAATATTATATTTTTATAATTATACTATTGATTTTATAACTATTATATATTATCAATAATTAAAAATTTTTAATAATAAAATTACTTTGTTTGTCTTCTATGAATCTAATATTATTAATATTATGAATATTAATATTATTACGTAATAATACTTGTATCCACCAAATATTATTTTTAAAATTATATAAAGTTAAAATTTTACTACTGATAAAAGTATATTTATTTAACAAATAATCTGTTTTTATTTCTAATAAACTGTGTATTTGAGGTTTAATTTTATTAATTTTTCCTTCTAATAAATATAGTTTGTGTGTATTGATTTTTTTTAAAAAATATCTGTTTAATATTTCCTGTCCTAAATAACAACCCTTATTCAAATCAATAGCATAAAAATTATTCATATTTACTTGTTGTGGTATAAATTTTCCAAAATTATAATTATCAATAATAGGATAACCAATTTCCATATTAAATTTAGTCCAAAAATCACTATTATATAATGGTATATGAGCTTGATTAAGATATTTTATTACCTTATCATAAGTATTAGAATTTAAAATTATTAAATATCTATTTACAGGTGTTAAAAATTTTAAAAAAATATTTTTTTTATATATAAAAAATAATTTATTGGTTTTATAATATTTAAATATAATACTTATTATTTGATCTATATTGAATCCAGAACATCCTAAGATTTTTTTATCAGAACATTGAATATTTATATTATAAATTTTTGTATATTTTTTAATAAAATTAAAATATGATTGTACTATATTAGTTCTAATGATATATCCATAATAATTTAAATCACATTGAAAAATTTGCATATTAGTTAACATTTTACCTTGTGCAGTACAATGTGATGCATAATAAAAATTATGATTATTTATTTTATTCATATCAATTGTTAGCTGATTTTGTAAAAAATTTTTGCTATCTGGCCCCTTTATAGTAATTAATTTCCATTCATCTAATTGCATAAATCTTAATACATTATTATTTAATTGATTATGTTTTAACATTGTATATTTTACTGTTTAATTATTTATTTTGAAAATTAAATATATATTTATGATTAAATAATATATTATAAAATATACAATGTTAAATTAAAATATAATAATAAATATTAATAATGTTTTTTTAAATTTTTATGTAATTCTTGTAAAGCATAGACATGATGTTTTGGATTACTTTTCATTGATAAAATTGTAGCAATAGCACTACTAATAGTAGTATTGTAATAAATATTATTTTGTAAAGCATAAATACGAATAAATTTAGATGATTTAATAGATTTTTTATCTGTAGTATTAATAATATAAGTATATTTTTTATTTTTAATATTATTAAAAATATTAGATTTTAATTTTATATTTTTTTCTACTATTGTTACTTTTAACTTAGATTGTTTTAAAACTTTAGCAGTGCCATGTGTTGCTTCAATATTAAAACCATATTGAATTAATTGTTTTGCTAATGGAATGATATATTCTTTATCTTGATTTTTTACAGAAATTAATACTATACCTTTTTTACAAATATTATTTTTAGAACTTAATATAGCTTTTCCGAAAGCTTCTGCAAAAGTTCTTCCCAACCCCATAACTTCACCAGTGGATCTCATTTCAGGTCCTAAAATAGGATCTATCCCATAAAATTTATCAAATGGTAATATAACTTCTTTTACAGCAAAATAATTAGGAATAATTTCTTTAGTAACATGTAATTCAGATAATTTTTTACCTATCATAACTAATGCTCCTATTTTAGCCATAGGTATACCAATTGCTTTTGAAATAAAAGGAATAGTACGTGATGCTCTCGGATTAACTTCTATTAAATATATTATGTTATTTTTTATAGCAAACTGAATATTTATTAATCCACAAATTTTTAATGTCATAGCTATTTTTCTAACTTGTGATTTAATATTATTTATAATATCTTTAGTCAAAGTTCGTGTAGGTAAAGAACAAGCAGAATCTCCAGAATGTATTCCAGCATGTTCAATATGTTCCATAATACCACCAATAAAAACTTCTGTTTTATCACAAATAGCATCAACATCTACTTCAATAGCATTATCTAAAAATTTATCCAATAATATTGGCATATCTTCTTTAATATGATGATTATAATATTTTTGTAATTCATTTTGATTATATATTATTTCCATAGATCTCCCACCTAAAACATATGATGGACGTATTACTATAGGATAGCCAATAATATTTGATTTATGTATAGCATCAACTAAATTATTAACAATATAATTATCAGGTTGTTTAAGTTTTAATTTTTGAATAATATTTTTAAATTTTTCTCTATTTTCAGCAATATCAATAGTATTAGATGAAGTGCCTAAAATATTTACTCCAAATTTAACTAATAAAGAAGATAAATTTAAAGGAGTTTGTCCACCGTATTGAATAATAACACCCTTAGGTTGTTCAATTCTAATAATTTCTAATATATTTTCTAAATTTAATGGTTCAAAATATAAACGATTAGAGATATCATAATCAGTAGAAACAGTTTCAGGATTACAATTAATCATAATAGTTTCAAAATTATTATGACGTAATGCTAAAGATGCATGAACACAACAATAATCAAATTCAATGCCTTGTCCTATACGATTTGGACCACTACCTAAAATAATAACTTTATTTTTATTATTAGTTACATATGCTTCACATTCAGTACTATAAGTAGAATATATATAAGCAGTATTAGTATTAAATTCTGCTGCACATGTATCTACTCTTTTATATACAGGATGTATATTACAGTTATAACGTAATATTCTAATATTTTCTTCAGTAGAATTAACTAAAATTGCTATTCTTTTATCTGAAAAACCTTTTTGTTTTAATAAGAAAAAAAAATCTTTATTTTTTAAACATTTTATACCTGTATGAATAATTTTATGTTCGATATTTATTAATTCTTGTATTTGATGTAAAAACCATATATCTATTTTTGAAAAAAAATGTATATTATTTATAGATAATCCTAATCTAAAAGCATCAGCTATAAATCTAATTCGTTCAGGACCTGGATATTGTAATTCATATATAATTTTATCAATATTATCTTTATTTTTTATAAAAATTTTAGAATCAAATCCACTAAGATTAGTATCTAAACTACACAATGCTTTTTGAATAGATTCTTGAAAATTTTTACCAATAGCCATTACTTCACCAACAGATTTCATTTGTGTTGTTAATCTATCATTAACATTATAAAATTTTTCAAAATTAAATTTAGGTATTTTAGTTACTATATAATCAACAGTAGGCTCAAAAGCAGCAGAAATTTTATCACTTGTGATATCATTAGTTAATTCATCGAGAGTATACCCTACAGATAATTTTGCTGATATTTTAGCTATAGGAAACCCTGTTGCTTTAGATGCTAATGCTGAAGAACGTGATACACGAGGATTCATTTCAATTACCACTAATTTGCCATTTTTAGGATTTACAGCAAATTGTACATTAGCACCTCCAGAATTTACACCTATAGCTTCCATAATAGAAATAGCAGCGTTTCTCATGTTTTGATATTCTTTATCAGATAAAGTTTGTGCTGGTGCAACAGTAATAGAATCACCAGTATGTATACCCATAGGATCAATATTTTCAATAGAACAAACAATAATACAATTTCCATTTTTATCTCTAATAACTTCCATTTCATATTCTTTCCAACCCATTAATGATTCGTCAATAATTAATTCATTAATAGGTGATAAATCTATACCATTGAGACATAATTGTTTAAATTCTTCTAAATTATATGCAATTCCACCTCCACTGCCTCCCATAGTAAATGAAGGACGTATAATACATGGAAAACCTATTTGATTTACACAATTTAATGCTTCTTTAAGATTATGTACAGTATAAGATACTGCCATATTTAATCCGATTTGTTTAACTATATTACTGAATGTATTTCTATTTTCTGCTTTATGTATAGCTTCTATTGTTATGCCAATGATAGATATGTTAAATTTTTTTAAAATATTTTTTTCATGTAATTTTAATACACAATTTAAAGCCGTTTGACCTCCCATAGTAGGCAAAATTGCATCAGGTTTCTCTTTTTCAATAATTTTAGCAATAATTTCCCATTGTATTGGTTCAATATAAGTTACATCTGCAATATCAGGATCGGTCATAATCGTTGCAGGATTAGAATTAACAAGAATTAACTTATATCCTTCTTTTTTTAAGGTTTTACAAGCCTGTGTTCCTGAATAATCAAATTCACATGCTTGTCCAATAACAATAGGTCCAGAACCTATAATAATAATACTTTTTATATCAGTACGTTTTGGCATATTTTATATACTCTTATATTTCTTATAACAATATTTGTGTATTAATTTTATAAAATAATCAAATAAAATAGATATATCATGTGGTCCTGGATTAGCTTCTGGATGTCCTTGAAAACCAAAAGCTGGTTTATAACGATGATGTATTCCTTGTATAGTGCCATCAAAAAGTGATATATGTGTAATATATAAGTTTTTTGGAAAATTATTATGATTTACTGTAAAACCGTGATTTTGAGCAGTAATAAATATTTTATTGGTTTTTAAATCTTTAACTGGATGGTTACTACCATGATGTCCTATAATCATTTTTGTTATTATAGCATTATTAGCTAATGCTAATAATTGATGTCCTAAACAAATACCAAAAATAGGTATATCTGTTTTTAATATTTTTTTAATTGTATTAATAATAAATGTACATGGTTGTGGATCTCCAGGACCATTAGATAAAAAAATACCATCAGGATTTAAATTCATTACTTCTTCAAAAGAAGTGTATGCATTTATTACAGTAATACGACATCCACGTAATACTAACATATTAAGTATATTGGTTTTAATACCAAAGTCATACGCTATGATATGCATAATAGAATTATTATGTTTAATATGTAGTTTATTAAAAATATAGGAATAATTCATTGTAGTTGTAATTTTTTTAACTAAATTAATTCCTGATAATCCTGGTGAAGATTTTATTTTTTTTATTAGTATATCTTTATTAATATTATTTTGTCCTGTAATAATACATCCTTTATTAATTTTTTTATTACGTAATAATCTTGTTAATTTTCTAGTATCAATATTTGTAATAGTAATAATATTATTTGTTTGTAAAAATTTTTTTAATGTCATATAACTACGATAACTACTAGCAATTTCAGAAATATTTTGTATAACTAATCCTTTTAAATATATTTTAGATGATTCATTATCTTCTAAAGAAATACCAACATTACCGATATGTGGATAAGTTAATATTACAATTTGTTGAAAATAAGATGGATCTGTAATAATTTCTTGATATCCTGTCATAGAAGTATTAAAAACTAATTCTCCTGTTACTATCCCTTTTACTCCAATAGATTTTCCTGTAAATATTGTACTATCTTCCATAATTAACCATGCTTTATCATTAAACAAAGAATCCTCCAAAATATTATTTTTTAAAAAATGTATAAAACATAAAATTATTTAATAATATTATTTATTAATTTATTAAATATTTACATTTTATTTATAGATAAAATAATGAATTATTTATATAAAGTATTTGAATAAAAATATAAAATATATGACATAATAAAATATATAAATTATATACTCTCTTTTAATATCAAGAGAGAGTATATTATAATATATTAATATTGATTTTAATATGTAAAAGACTTCATATTTGTCATATATTTACGTAAAATATTGCCTGTTATTTCAATAGGATGATTATGAATATTATTATTTATTTCCATTAAATTAATATTAGTAATGTTTATAGTAGGTTTAATAATACCTATATCTTCATTATTTAAATTCAATATAAAATCCTTTAATAAAGGTATAGCTCTATTAGTAAATAAATAATTACCATATTCAGCTGTATCAGATATTACTCTATTCATTTCATACAATTTTTTTCTTTTAATAGTATTAGCTATTAAAGGTAATTCATGCAATGATTCATAATATGCTGATTCTGATGATATTCCTGTTTCTTGCATAATTTCATAAGATAATTCAACACTAGCTTTAATAATAGCTATCATAAAGATACCACGTTCAAAAACTATTTTTTCTGTAACAATTTGTTTATTATTAACAATACTTTTTTCAAATATATTTTGTTGATATTTGTTTCTCCAATGAAGTAAATCATTATCATTATTTTTCCAATCTGATATAAGATTTTTTGTAAATTGTCCAGAAATAATATCATCCATATGTTTTTTAAATAATGGTTTGAGTATTTTTTTTAATATTAGAGATAATTGATATGCATGTATTTTACTATAATTATCTAATCTATCCATCATTAAACTAATACCACCACATTTTAAGGATTCAGTAATATATTCCCAACCAAATTGAATAAATTGTGATGCATATATATGATCTACATTTTCATTAATTAGTTTTTGAAAAAATAAAATAGATGCTGTTTGTAACATTCCACATAATACTGTTTGTTCACCCATTAAATCAGACTTAACTTCTGCTATAAAAGAAGATTCTAATACTCCAGCTCTATGACTGCCTATAGCTACAGCCCAAGCTTTTGTTATATCTAAAGCATATTGTTTATTAGTATATTGATGAATAGCAATTAATGCAGGTACACCAAAATTTTTTTTATATTCTTCCCTTACTTCAGTACCAGGACATTTTGGTGCAACCATAATAACATTAATATTATTTGGTATTTGTTCACCTTCTTCTATAATATTAAAACCATGAGAATATCCTAACGTTGCATTTTGTTTCATTAAATGTTTTATATTTTTTAATACAATATTATGATATTTATCTGGTGTTAAATTAATTATTAAATCTGCTTGTGGTATTAATTCCTCATATGTACCAACAACAAATTGATTATTAATTGCTCTTTGCCAAGATTGATTTTGATTTTTTATTGCGTTATGTGTTAATACATAAGAGATATTTAATCCAGAATCCCTCATATTTAATCCCTGATTTAACCCTTGTGCACCACATCCAATAATAACAATATTTTTATTTTTTAATATATCAACTCCATACATAAATTCTTTTATATGCATTAATCTAGATTTTTGTAAATTTTTTAATTTTTCACGAAAATTCAAGTTATTAAAATAATTATTCATAAATATAAACCTTATATAAAGTTATATACAATTTATTATATAGTTCTATATATGAAAAATATTATAAAAATGTTTACTTATTAATAAAATAATATTTTTACTAATATTTTTCATAATAAATAATATTATATATAATATTTATAAAAAAATATAATTTAAAAAAAGTTGTGTTTTATATTAAATAATTATATTTAAAATATATAATATTTAATAGTTTTATAATTTATTTTTATCTCTTACTGCACCTTTATCAGCTCCAGTGACTAAAGCCGCATAAGCTTTTAATGATATAGATATATTTCTATGTCTTTTAATTTTAGGAGTATAGGATAAATATCCTCTATTTTGCTCTATCTGTATTCTTTTTTGTATTATTGTAGAAGAAACATTTAAATGTATTGTTCGATTAGGTATATTAATTTCTATAATATCATTATTTTCAATTATAGA
This window contains:
- a CDS encoding anaerobic C4-dicarboxylate transporter family protein; the protein is MLIIEFIIVLTLICLGNKFGGIGLGLCSYVGVLILTLFFHQPVGDIPFDVVEIILAVIITISTLHLAGGINYIIFYIDKILSNKPKYIIIIAPMMTYFITIITGTSYTALFIFPIILNITKKYGIKPVYALSISVIASQIAVIASPISASLILLSKLLNPLGVSYNKLLLILIPSTFISVLITSIILSYWYKLYNKKKYVYNNQILQNIYLLNNKSKYSLIIFIIGIIIMLVYNTVISSIYKQNIILPRTESIILFMFTISLFISLICKISFNQITQTKIFQSGINSCICVMGVSWLSNTFINANIEIIKFYILYIIKYKPGMLSIILCLITSLFYSQAATTKTIIPHLIELKIPLDMIISTFPAVSALFLLPTYPTMLHAIQIDDTKSTKTGTYIINHSFFIPGLIVTTLSISIDLILVNFILK
- the carB gene encoding carbamoyl-phosphate synthase large subunit, giving the protein MPKRTDIKSIIIIGSGPIVIGQACEFDYSGTQACKTLKKEGYKLILVNSNPATIMTDPDIADVTYIEPIQWEIIAKIIEKEKPDAILPTMGGQTALNCVLKLHEKNILKKFNISIIGITIEAIHKAENRNTFSNIVKQIGLNMAVSYTVHNLKEALNCVNQIGFPCIIRPSFTMGGSGGGIAYNLEEFKQLCLNGIDLSPINELIIDESLMGWKEYEMEVIRDKNGNCIIVCSIENIDPMGIHTGDSITVAPAQTLSDKEYQNMRNAAISIMEAIGVNSGGANVQFAVNPKNGKLVVIEMNPRVSRSSALASKATGFPIAKISAKLSVGYTLDELTNDITSDKISAAFEPTVDYIVTKIPKFNFEKFYNVNDRLTTQMKSVGEVMAIGKNFQESIQKALCSLDTNLSGFDSKIFIKNKDNIDKIIYELQYPGPERIRFIADAFRLGLSINNIHFFSKIDIWFLHQIQELINIEHKIIHTGIKCLKNKDFFFLLKQKGFSDKRIAILVNSTEENIRILRYNCNIHPVYKRVDTCAAEFNTNTAYIYSTYSTECEAYVTNNKNKVIILGSGPNRIGQGIEFDYCCVHASLALRHNNFETIMINCNPETVSTDYDISNRLYFEPLNLENILEIIRIEQPKGVIIQYGGQTPLNLSSLLVKFGVNILGTSSNTIDIAENREKFKNIIQKLKLKQPDNYIVNNLVDAIHKSNIIGYPIVIRPSYVLGGRSMEIIYNQNELQKYYNHHIKEDMPILLDKFLDNAIEVDVDAICDKTEVFIGGIMEHIEHAGIHSGDSACSLPTRTLTKDIINNIKSQVRKIAMTLKICGLINIQFAIKNNIIYLIEVNPRASRTIPFISKAIGIPMAKIGALVMIGKKLSELHVTKEIIPNYFAVKEVILPFDKFYGIDPILGPEMRSTGEVMGLGRTFAEAFGKAILSSKNNICKKGIVLISVKNQDKEYIIPLAKQLIQYGFNIEATHGTAKVLKQSKLKVTIVEKNIKLKSNIFNNIKNKKYTYIINTTDKKSIKSSKFIRIYALQNNIYYNTTISSAIATILSMKSNPKHHVYALQELHKNLKKHY
- the carA gene encoding glutamine-hydrolyzing carbamoyl-phosphate synthase small subunit, giving the protein MEDSLFNDKAWLIMEDSTIFTGKSIGVKGIVTGELVFNTSMTGYQEIITDPSYFQQIVILTYPHIGNVGISLEDNESSKIYLKGLVIQNISEIASSYRSYMTLKKFLQTNNIITITNIDTRKLTRLLRNKKINKGCIITGQNNINKDILIKKIKSSPGLSGINLVKKITTTMNYSYIFNKLHIKHNNSIMHIIAYDFGIKTNILNMLVLRGCRITVINAYTSFEEVMNLNPDGIFLSNGPGDPQPCTFIINTIKKILKTDIPIFGICLGHQLLALANNAIITKMIIGHHGSNHPVKDLKTNKIFITAQNHGFTVNHNNFPKNLYITHISLFDGTIQGIHHRYKPAFGFQGHPEANPGPHDISILFDYFIKLIHKYCYKKYKSI